The window AATTCGCTCAAGTCTGTCACCAAATGAATCACAAGAGCAATTACAAACTCATATTCACGAGGCTTTGAGCGAGCTACAAGCACAAGGTGAAATTTATGCTGGAATGAGAAATCGTTACTCTATAACTCCTCCAACTATATTGGCTTTGGATCGAGATAACCTGATCGGGTTGCGATTCCGAGGCGATCGCGCTTATCTTCCCTTGGCGCATCAGGTGCTAAAAACAGAGCAAAGTCACGATGATTTATCCATTCGCCCAAAAATAGGAGGCTTTAATCAAATTAAAAACAGCCTCAACCAAGCAGGAATTCGCTTAGTGACTGTTGCTGATAGCGTTGAGTATTTGCCTCATCCTTGCCAACCGACTAAAGCAGTTTTGCGATCGCCTTGGCCGGATAATCCATTTTCGCTTAACAATTGGCAAGGTAAAGGCTCCATTCACCAATACATACCTCGTCGCGATACTCCTCAGAAAAATCGCTGGATACCCCTGAATTATCAACAATTAGAAGACAAATCACTGTTACAACTTCCTACTGATGAATATATCTGGTTTGAAGATCAAGCTTTTTATGAGTTAGAACCGGATACAGCAATGCTGACAATGTTTCATCAAGACAAAGAAACAGGATATCCCCTTAAAATTTACTGGGATAAACCCCAAAGTCGGCTCAATCTCCAAGGTACTAGCTTGCCAAGTGCTTATGCTCGATTGCTTTGGCGATTATCTGAACCCGATAGTGAGCAATACAGGACTCGTCTCATTCAATCCCTTAATCACCCCCTTGTCGAAACTATATTTCAGCGTTTAGGATGTTTTCTAGTATGACGAAAAACAGCAACTACCTCGACCCGATCGCAGCAGTCGAACAACCCCGCCAAGATTTTATTCGTTACCTGCTTACTGCTTACCCATTGCGTGACCCCCATCTACGCTACGGGTTAAAACAACAGCTAGAAATACCAGGGACAGTTTGGCAGCATCCTTATGTAGAAGGTTCTCAACCTTATCGACCTGCTGACAGTGTAAGTGCATTGGTCAATCAGGGTGTTTTGCATCCAGAAATGGCAAGAATGTTCATCCCTAGTCAACGTCTTCTTTACCAACACCAAGAAAAAGCTGTCAAGGTAGTCATTCAACAGCAACAAAATGTCGTTGTCGCCACTGGTACGGGGTCAGGGAAAACAGAGTGTTTCCTAATCCCAATGTTGGATATGCTGCTCAAAGAAGAAGCAAATTTATCCATACATGGGGTAAGAGCGTTGATTTTATACCCCATGAATGCCTTAGTCAATGACCAGGTTAAGCGCTTGCGGAAGTTACTTTGTCGCCAAGAAACGACAAAAATTAGATTTGGGTTTTACACCAGCCGAACTGAAACTGATAAACAAAAAGCTGAAGAGTCATTGGCAGAAGAGTTACAAGCCTATGAATCTTCAGAAGTTCGGGAGTTATTCACTGAAAGCGAAAAAGCTTCTTTTAATCTCAGCACTCGTGAAAGATTAATTGATAAAGCTATTGGAAAAATACTAGAAATTCAAGCCATTTCTCGACAAGATATTTGGGAGAAGCCACCTCATATATTAGTGACGAACTACTCTATGCTGGAGCATATGTTGATTCGCCCTAAAGAGCGAAAAGAGGTATTTAATGCTTCCGCATCAACATTTAAAATGTTAGTTGTAGACGAGGCTCATACTTATAATGGCTCTACTGGTAGCGAAGTTTCTATGTTGATAGAGCGGTTAAAAGTAGCAGTAAAGCAAGAAAAGACTGGTCAGATTCGCTGCATTGCTACCAGTGCTAGTTTAGGAAATGCCTCAGTTGATAACCAAGTATTAGAATTTGCCGAAAAGTTTTTTGGCGAATCCTTTAGTCAAGTGATTAGAGGCGATCGCGTCACTGCTACAGAACGATTAGGCGAACCATACGCATTACCATCGGAATTTACTAATGAAGAGATATTAGAATATTTAAGTATACTAGAATTGCCCAAGCTTGATGATGAGTTGAGTCTGTGGTTGGACAGACTCAGTGGTTTTATACCTACTGAACAATTACAAGCGGCAGAGACTCAAGCTGAAAGAAATGTCCAGAAATTTCTCTGGTACGCTCTTAAGCAACATCCAATAGTACACCGCCTGATTAATCTTCTGAGTCGCAAACCTCAGCCTTGGGAGCAAATTACTCAATCTACAGAACTTTGGGAAGTAAATTTACCGTTCAAGCCAGATGGCACTATTGATGACGCAGAGACAAAAATTGCTCTTGCTCGTCTGTTACAGTTAGGTGCTTTAGCTCGTGAGAGTACTGATGATTTGCCTTTACTGCCAGTTAGAATCCATCTCTTATTTCGGAGTTTAGAAGGACTGTATGCCTGCATCAATTCTGAATGTCCAGGTGCAGTCTCTGATCCAAATTATTTAGACAAGCCTCATCGATATGGTCGTCTTTACCTAAATGAAAAGAAAACTTGTGATGAATGTTGTTCACCTGTATTAGAGTTAGGCAGTTGTTATCAGTGCGGTCAAGCTTACGCTTTTACCCAGTTAAATAGCTCATCGGAATTAACATCACTACCCAGGTCAAATCAAGGCTTAAGAGAAAATAAAAAAATCTACACCCTAACTTGTGGAATCTTAGACAGCGTAACAGAAGAAGAGGAAAGTGGCGAAGAAGAACAAGAATCTTCAACACCTCCAGAAGCGAACACTTTTATAATTCGCCAGCGCGATGATTGGATTGGAATGCCTTCATCTGAAAAATTCGCTAATAAATCCTCTAATCCAGGTGAATTTTCTTTGGCATGGCATCCTCCAAAAGATGTAAAAGATTTGAATGGATGCTACCTCCCCAAATGTGCTGCTTGTGGAACAAGACCAATCCGTGCCCAAGCAATTAACCGTTTCGTAGCTTATACAGATGAACCTTTAGAGGCGATGGTTGATAGCCTTTTTGATCTGTTACCTGAATCCCAGGAAAGCCAGAGTAGTGCCTCAAAACGCAAACTATTAACATTTTCTGATGGTCGCCAAGACGCTGCATTTTTTGCCTCAGACTACCAGCGCAATCATACAGAAATAATTTATCGCCAAATGATTTGGCAGTCATTTCAAGACCTTAACCCTGATGATAGTGTTGTTTCTGTTACCCAACTTATTAATAAACTAAAACAGAAGTTCTTAGAAATATCTATTCCCCATCCCGACCGAGATTCCAGAAAAAATTACCTCAGCTATTATCATGAAGATGAAGAAAGTTTAGAAAATGCTAGGGATTGTCAAGATAGTTCTGAGGCTCGTGCTAAAGAGTTATTACTTCGGGAATTCGCCCTTCCTTTTAACCGTCGCTCTACATTAGAAGCCTATGCTTTATTTGCTTGTCATATTGAATTGAGGGATGAGCAGCTGATTGAATTGGTAGCTTGTGAATTTAGTATTTCAAATGCCGAAGCAAAAATATTTTTGACAGTTCTCACAGATATCATTCGCCGTACAGGAATTGTTAGCATTGATGGTGCATCGCGGTATTTTCCCGAAACTGGTGGGGTTGAAGGCGTTCGTCCAGAAATGGTAGATGTGCAAGGTAAATCTAAAAATTACCTGTTTTTGGAAAAATTACCTGATGAAGCTAAAAGATTTAAAGACTCACCCTCATTTTTACCAAAGTTTAAACAAACAAACAACGAAGTTAGTAAAGCACAAAATAGACTTGGTTGGTACTATCTCCAGCTATTTGATAAACAACTTCCCGGTAAAGATAAGTTTATCTGGCTGTTTAGGCAATTACAAGATTTTCGCTTGTTAGTTGCAGCTAAAAATGGACATCAGTTGAACTGGACAAAATTAAACATTATTAAAACTCAGCAAGACTGGTATCAATGCGAACGCTGCCAACAAATTATCCATGTTCCAGGTTTATCAGAGTTACAAAAATCCCAAACAACGCTGAATGTTTTTGTTTGTCCAGCTTTCAAATGTTCTGGTAAACTTCAGCCGTATAACCTGGAGAAAATTGAACGAGTAACAAACGAGCATTATCAACAGCATCTCATCACAAATCGCTTGCCCTTGCCATTGCGATCGCAAGAACATACAGCACAACTAGGAGTTGGTGAATTAGAAAAACGCGAAAACCGTTTTCGTCGTGGTCAAATTAATCTGCTCAGTTGCTCTACAACTCTAGAAATGGGTGTTGATATTGGCGAACTGCAAGCTGTAGTTTTACGCAACTTTCCACCCCATGTCAGCAACTACCAACAACGAGCAGGACGTGCCGGACGACGCACAGATGGAGTTGCTATTACTTTAATGTATGGGCAACGTCGCCCACACGACCGATTTTATTTCGAGCAACCTGAGCAGCTGATTGCTGGCAGTAATCAAATTCCTAAACTGGATGCTAACAACTTTCAAATTCAGCAGCGTCACATTCGTGCTGAGTTACTAGCTGAGTTTTTGAAGACTAAGGATAAGGATAAAGGAGCAGAAAAAGTAACAATAGCTGACTTTTTTAGTTTACCTCTGCAAAATTTTGGTTCTAAGCTAAATTTTACTCCACCACCCACAGCGATTGTTAGCGAATTGCAAGAGTGGTTGCATAGTGATAATGCCTATTCTATTGCTCAAGTATGGATAAATAAGCTAAAAATTTCTAGCACTCCTCTAAATATACTTAATCAATTTATTGAAGTAATCTTAGTTTTCCAGCAAGAAGAACTGGCAGATTGGAATGATTTGGTATCACCACTCAGAGATATTCGAGAAAGTATTGCTGCCGAAACTGACCGCCCAAAACGCAAGGGATTGGAGAAGCGGCGGGATGGTATTGAAGCTGAACTAGAAAAGATTGCCAAGCGCCGACTTCATGATGAATTAGTTCAGGCGAGTGTACTGCCCATATACGGCTTTCCAATTGATGTAGTTCGGTTACTTACAGGCGAAAGTAATGAATTTAAATCATCTCAAGGAAAACATAGACTAGAACGCGATCGCCGTCTTGCTCTTGGTGAATATGCACCCGGTCAAGATATTGTGGTAGATGACCGAGTTTATCAAAGTGTTGGTATTCTCAGACCCAGTGACTTAGAACAAAAATATTATTGGGTTTGCAAAAACTGTAATAATTTTGAAGCATCAAATCAAGAACCAATAATTGAAGAATGTTCTGTATGTGGATGGCAACCGTCCCCAGCTTCTGCTGCCAAAATGAAGCCTTACAAAGTTCCTAAAGCTTTCATTACAGACTGGTCAGTCACACCAAAAGTTACACCTTATACTAAACCACAACGCCAACCAACATCACAGGTATTTTTAGCAAAGCCTGGAGAGAATCAAGAACAATTAGAATCTAGCTTATACAAACTCACTGTTAGTAAAGGTGGAACTCTCTTTCTAGCAAATCAAGGAAGTTTGGGATATGGTAAAGGTTTTAATAAAGAGGGGTTTGCCATTTGTCAAAACTGTGGCAGAGACTTAAGTGAATTGGTACAAAAACAGCGTGATGCTAATAACGTTAAAGGTCGTAGTCAAAAACAAGCACCAAGTTCTAAACATCAACATCCAATTACTG is drawn from Nostoc sp. KVJ3 and contains these coding sequences:
- a CDS encoding DEAD/DEAH box helicase, with the translated sequence MTKNSNYLDPIAAVEQPRQDFIRYLLTAYPLRDPHLRYGLKQQLEIPGTVWQHPYVEGSQPYRPADSVSALVNQGVLHPEMARMFIPSQRLLYQHQEKAVKVVIQQQQNVVVATGTGSGKTECFLIPMLDMLLKEEANLSIHGVRALILYPMNALVNDQVKRLRKLLCRQETTKIRFGFYTSRTETDKQKAEESLAEELQAYESSEVRELFTESEKASFNLSTRERLIDKAIGKILEIQAISRQDIWEKPPHILVTNYSMLEHMLIRPKERKEVFNASASTFKMLVVDEAHTYNGSTGSEVSMLIERLKVAVKQEKTGQIRCIATSASLGNASVDNQVLEFAEKFFGESFSQVIRGDRVTATERLGEPYALPSEFTNEEILEYLSILELPKLDDELSLWLDRLSGFIPTEQLQAAETQAERNVQKFLWYALKQHPIVHRLINLLSRKPQPWEQITQSTELWEVNLPFKPDGTIDDAETKIALARLLQLGALARESTDDLPLLPVRIHLLFRSLEGLYACINSECPGAVSDPNYLDKPHRYGRLYLNEKKTCDECCSPVLELGSCYQCGQAYAFTQLNSSSELTSLPRSNQGLRENKKIYTLTCGILDSVTEEEESGEEEQESSTPPEANTFIIRQRDDWIGMPSSEKFANKSSNPGEFSLAWHPPKDVKDLNGCYLPKCAACGTRPIRAQAINRFVAYTDEPLEAMVDSLFDLLPESQESQSSASKRKLLTFSDGRQDAAFFASDYQRNHTEIIYRQMIWQSFQDLNPDDSVVSVTQLINKLKQKFLEISIPHPDRDSRKNYLSYYHEDEESLENARDCQDSSEARAKELLLREFALPFNRRSTLEAYALFACHIELRDEQLIELVACEFSISNAEAKIFLTVLTDIIRRTGIVSIDGASRYFPETGGVEGVRPEMVDVQGKSKNYLFLEKLPDEAKRFKDSPSFLPKFKQTNNEVSKAQNRLGWYYLQLFDKQLPGKDKFIWLFRQLQDFRLLVAAKNGHQLNWTKLNIIKTQQDWYQCERCQQIIHVPGLSELQKSQTTLNVFVCPAFKCSGKLQPYNLEKIERVTNEHYQQHLITNRLPLPLRSQEHTAQLGVGELEKRENRFRRGQINLLSCSTTLEMGVDIGELQAVVLRNFPPHVSNYQQRAGRAGRRTDGVAITLMYGQRRPHDRFYFEQPEQLIAGSNQIPKLDANNFQIQQRHIRAELLAEFLKTKDKDKGAEKVTIADFFSLPLQNFGSKLNFTPPPTAIVSELQEWLHSDNAYSIAQVWINKLKISSTPLNILNQFIEVILVFQQEELADWNDLVSPLRDIRESIAAETDRPKRKGLEKRRDGIEAELEKIAKRRLHDELVQASVLPIYGFPIDVVRLLTGESNEFKSSQGKHRLERDRRLALGEYAPGQDIVVDDRVYQSVGILRPSDLEQKYYWVCKNCNNFEASNQEPIIEECSVCGWQPSPASAAKMKPYKVPKAFITDWSVTPKVTPYTKPQRQPTSQVFLAKPGENQEQLESSLYKLTVSKGGTLFLANQGSLGYGKGFNKEGFAICQNCGRDLSELVQKQRDANNVKGRSQKQAPSSKHQHPITGRDCSGSGYPLTHLGHEFRSDLLKIQFEPTKNLIPLFGGVVHYGDSAIVSSVADNPNQETDGIGFWLSLTYALLAAAAQVIDVPRTELDGLFIPLQNQLAEVVIYDNVPGGAGYSKRIADRFFEVLEKTWEIATSCSCDTSCYDCLRTYSNQPFHAELNRKLVAEFLRDLVVKPDPELQNFAPNTSRVKLAQMAVRLPALCRMASGVSAIYLPNLIDSLNLNNGSPLAWLKLLKDAVYSIQRSEIPLELILNQLPKPHTASSDSERNNLQLLQKHLQQWIDQGLLKLYETPVNDVPILCLSTQQQHRIALQLHRNSDNEIWEWFETRSFEGVETVFHHLQNLRSQARLVEVRELEDPNTKVIFPDRSWSNLTVQQLRQRLGIDRVLSGSGSVKIVYRDRYLNEKGAKILAHLLQSDELNANFSVTIWVLEDSKGESASKRKANLEAELTEIKSMGVSTNVSVQPWHQRSYFPHAREMEVHTSNGQRYKIMFDKGMDFLELRTTGLYSVTEPTYIVINRQN